The following coding sequences lie in one Lentilactobacillus sp. SPB1-3 genomic window:
- a CDS encoding phosphocarrier protein HPr: MEKHEYNITAETGIHARPATLLVQTASKFNSDITLEYQDKSVNLKSIMGVMSLGVGQSASVSITADGDDEKQAIEAITETLKQEGLID; this comes from the coding sequence ATGGAAAAACACGAATATAACATTACTGCTGAGACTGGAATTCACGCTCGTCCAGCTACTCTTCTTGTTCAAACTGCAAGCAAATTCAATTCAGATATTACACTTGAATATCAAGACAAATCAGTTAACTTGAAGTCAATTATGGGTGTTATGTCACTCGGAGTTGGTCAAAGTGCATCTGTTTCTATCACAGCAGACGGTGATGACGAGAAGCAAGCAATTGAAGCTATTACTGAAACTTTGAAACAAGAAGGATTAATAGACTAA
- the ptsP gene encoding phosphoenolpyruvate--protein phosphotransferase — translation MKMFKGIAASDGIAIEKAFLLVEPDLSFTTYTVDNPDEEIERLNQAVQLSKDELFTIHQRTQKDLGRHAAEVFSAHIEILSDPEFFEQVTQLISQKRVNAESALDTVTNKYMDAFNSLTDAYMKQRADDVNDVIKRVMSHLLGVSLNDPALVNRQVIIIAHELTPSVTAQFVPKLVKGIVSDLGGKTSHSAIMSRTLAIPSVVGLENIIGNVHDGDTVIVDGLTGDVIVDPDEDQIETYQKKQQEYQQQKALLEKLTARRTVSNDGKETLLAANISSDDEVEFAIQHGAEAIGLFRTEFLYMSTDKLPTEEEQFTIYKHILELMNNRPVTIRTADIGGDKPVPYLQAPKQANPFLGYRAIRLSLDREDIFRTQLRALIRASAFGKLSIMFPMIATIEELRQAKTVFNEEMAKVKSDGLKVGEIKIGIMVEVPSTVILADQFAAEVDFMSIGTNDLIQYTMAADRGNEKVAYLYQPHNPAVLRMIKMVIDACHRNSIPACMCGEMAGDQLAIPILLGMELDEYSMSARQILPSRSLISTLDSDKMVALANRTLSFYSTSSEVVKDVKRTLYDDHEDTYK, via the coding sequence ATGAAAATGTTCAAGGGGATTGCTGCTAGTGATGGGATTGCTATTGAAAAAGCATTTCTGCTAGTCGAACCTGATCTTTCATTTACAACATATACTGTGGATAACCCAGACGAAGAAATTGAACGCTTAAATCAAGCAGTGCAATTATCTAAGGATGAGTTATTTACAATTCATCAAAGAACCCAAAAAGACCTCGGTAGACATGCAGCTGAGGTCTTTAGTGCACATATAGAGATTTTATCTGATCCTGAATTTTTCGAACAAGTGACCCAGCTTATATCGCAGAAACGAGTTAATGCAGAATCCGCATTGGACACAGTTACCAATAAATATATGGATGCTTTTAATTCGTTAACTGATGCTTACATGAAACAGCGTGCTGACGATGTCAATGACGTTATCAAGCGGGTAATGAGTCATTTGCTTGGAGTTTCTTTGAATGATCCAGCTCTCGTTAATCGACAAGTCATTATTATTGCTCATGAGTTGACCCCAAGTGTAACAGCACAATTTGTCCCCAAGCTAGTTAAGGGGATAGTGTCTGACTTGGGTGGTAAAACATCTCACTCTGCGATTATGTCGCGGACATTAGCGATTCCTTCGGTCGTTGGATTGGAGAATATCATTGGAAATGTACACGATGGTGATACTGTGATTGTCGATGGCTTGACTGGGGATGTAATAGTTGACCCAGATGAAGATCAGATTGAGACATATCAGAAGAAGCAGCAAGAGTATCAGCAACAGAAGGCGCTTTTAGAAAAATTAACTGCTAGAAGAACCGTATCTAATGATGGCAAAGAAACATTATTGGCTGCCAATATTAGTTCGGATGACGAAGTAGAGTTTGCTATTCAGCACGGTGCAGAAGCCATTGGCTTATTTCGGACTGAGTTCTTGTATATGAGTACTGACAAATTGCCTACTGAAGAAGAGCAATTTACGATTTACAAACATATTTTGGAATTGATGAATAATCGTCCTGTGACGATCAGAACTGCTGACATTGGCGGAGACAAGCCAGTCCCGTATCTTCAAGCACCCAAACAAGCCAATCCGTTTTTAGGATATCGAGCAATCAGGTTAAGCTTGGACCGAGAGGATATTTTTAGAACTCAGCTTAGAGCGCTCATCAGAGCTTCGGCATTTGGTAAATTATCAATTATGTTTCCGATGATTGCGACCATTGAAGAGTTAAGACAAGCTAAAACAGTCTTTAATGAAGAGATGGCTAAAGTCAAATCTGATGGATTAAAGGTTGGCGAGATTAAAATTGGTATCATGGTCGAGGTGCCATCAACTGTGATATTAGCTGATCAATTCGCTGCAGAAGTCGACTTCATGAGTATTGGAACTAATGATTTAATTCAGTACACAATGGCGGCCGACAGAGGTAACGAAAAGGTGGCATACCTTTACCAGCCGCATAATCCGGCAGTACTCAGAATGATCAAGATGGTAATTGATGCTTGTCATCGAAATTCGATTCCAGCTTGTATGTGTGGTGAAATGGCTGGGGATCAGTTGGCCATCCCAATTTTACTGGGAATGGAACTAGATGAATACTCCATGAGTGCCAGACAAATCTTACCAAGTCGTTCATTGATAAGTACATTAGATTCTGACAAAATGGTGGCTCTGGCTAACCGTACTTTGAGCTTTTATTCAACAAGTTCAGAGGTAGTTAAAGATGTAAAACGTACCTTATATGATGACCACGAAGATACTTATAAATAA
- a CDS encoding glycosyltransferase family 4 protein, translated as MNIGIFTDTYFPQVSGVATSIKTLKDELKRQGHQVYIFTTTDPHVDKDKFEKDIFRFSSIPFVSFTDRRIAVRGLFQAYEIAKELNLDIVHTQTEFSMGMIGKFVARNLNIPCVHTYHTMYEDYLHYVANGRLLRPVHVKEGTLAFCHNLNGVITPSDRVLDTLTDYGVKANMRIIPTGIDVDKFNNPVQKNIREAYQIDEKTPLILTLSRLAFEKDIDHVINLLPQIAKSITDVKLMIVGDGPAKDALKDQVNEMNLNDRVIFTGEISNDDVNAFYQAADVFVSTSTSESQGLTYIEAMAAGVPVIVRSSDYTDGLLNSRSLGQTFNNDDEFVSIVDRYLTEPVDRTDHFVVQTLANKLHEISAQTFGNRVVDFYRDMRVNQELTRNSSIDTLE; from the coding sequence GTGAATATTGGAATTTTCACTGACACGTATTTTCCACAAGTAAGTGGTGTAGCTACCTCGATAAAAACTTTGAAGGATGAACTCAAACGCCAGGGGCACCAGGTTTATATCTTCACTACCACTGACCCTCATGTTGATAAAGACAAGTTTGAAAAAGATATCTTTAGGTTCTCAAGTATTCCATTTGTTTCCTTTACTGACAGAAGAATCGCCGTCAGAGGATTGTTTCAAGCTTATGAAATTGCTAAGGAACTTAATTTGGATATCGTGCATACTCAAACTGAATTTTCGATGGGAATGATCGGTAAGTTTGTTGCTAGAAATTTGAATATTCCCTGTGTGCATACATATCACACGATGTATGAAGACTATTTGCACTACGTGGCAAACGGCAGGTTATTGCGTCCAGTACATGTCAAAGAAGGGACTTTGGCTTTTTGCCATAATTTAAATGGTGTTATTACTCCATCTGACCGAGTGCTAGACACTCTCACTGATTATGGTGTTAAAGCTAATATGCGGATCATTCCAACTGGAATCGATGTGGATAAATTTAATAATCCTGTGCAAAAAAATATCCGTGAGGCTTATCAAATAGATGAAAAAACACCGTTGATTCTTACACTTAGTCGATTAGCCTTTGAAAAAGATATCGATCACGTTATCAATCTGTTGCCACAAATAGCTAAATCAATAACGGATGTTAAATTGATGATAGTCGGGGATGGCCCCGCTAAAGATGCGTTAAAGGATCAAGTTAATGAAATGAACTTGAACGATAGAGTAATTTTCACGGGCGAAATTTCTAATGATGACGTTAATGCTTTTTATCAAGCTGCAGATGTGTTTGTGTCAACGTCGACATCGGAATCGCAAGGATTAACGTATATTGAAGCGATGGCCGCTGGTGTTCCCGTTATTGTTCGATCAAGTGATTATACGGATGGCTTATTGAATAGTAGAAGTCTTGGTCAAACATTTAATAACGATGATGAGTTTGTTTCAATCGTTGATCGGTACCTAACAGAACCAGTCGATAGAACTGACCATTTCGTAGTTCAGACACTTGCCAACAAGCTACATGAGATTTCTGCACAGACGTTTGGCAATCGAGTGGTTGATTTCTATCGAGACATGAGAGTTAACCAGGAGTTAACTAGAAATAGTTCAATCGATACTCTTGAATAA
- a CDS encoding glycosyltransferase family 4 protein gives MLKINMFSTAEKVKGQGVGSAYSELVKMLKKHFPNDFKITINKYGKADITHYHTINPTFYLSTFSKSRGRKIGYVHFLPETLEGSIKLPQPFKGIFYKYVIAFYKRMDHIVVVNPTFIDKLVNYGIPRDKITYIPNFVSKKVFYAVDDAQKLALRKKYGYDLNKFTVLGSGQIQTRKGVLDFIKLAEQNPSVQFIWTGGFSFGKITEGYAELEKVVKNPPKNLSFPGIISRDEMVEYYNISDLFLLPSYNELFPMSVLEAFSTNTPVMLRDLDLYHSIIDGYYIGCKDESEMNEKLHELSNDSELLNKYRQQSIIASDRYSEDHLAKIWFDFYTEQSKEGSYVKK, from the coding sequence ATGTTAAAAATCAATATGTTTTCTACTGCTGAGAAGGTAAAGGGCCAGGGTGTGGGAAGCGCATATTCCGAGTTGGTAAAGATGCTCAAGAAGCATTTTCCCAATGATTTTAAAATCACAATTAACAAGTATGGTAAGGCAGACATCACGCACTATCACACGATCAATCCCACATTTTACTTGTCCACATTTTCTAAAAGTCGTGGTAGAAAAATTGGATACGTTCATTTTCTTCCCGAAACTTTAGAGGGTAGCATTAAGTTACCACAACCATTTAAGGGCATCTTTTATAAGTATGTCATTGCTTTTTATAAGCGAATGGATCACATTGTTGTGGTTAATCCCACATTCATTGATAAGTTGGTAAATTATGGCATACCTAGGGACAAGATTACATATATTCCCAATTTTGTTAGTAAAAAAGTTTTTTACGCGGTGGATGATGCCCAAAAATTAGCTTTAAGAAAAAAATATGGGTATGACCTAAATAAATTTACAGTTCTAGGTAGCGGACAGATTCAGACTCGAAAAGGAGTTCTGGATTTTATCAAACTAGCAGAGCAAAATCCATCGGTTCAATTCATTTGGACTGGGGGATTCTCTTTTGGCAAGATAACTGAAGGTTACGCTGAGCTAGAAAAGGTAGTGAAAAATCCACCTAAAAATTTGTCTTTCCCAGGAATTATTTCTAGGGATGAAATGGTTGAGTATTATAACATCAGTGACTTATTCTTATTACCCTCTTATAACGAACTCTTTCCTATGTCTGTCTTAGAAGCTTTTAGCACCAATACACCAGTCATGCTGAGAGACTTAGATTTGTACCATTCAATCATCGATGGATACTATATTGGTTGTAAGGACGAATCTGAAATGAATGAGAAGCTTCATGAATTAAGCAATGATTCAGAACTTCTAAACAAATACCGTCAGCAATCAATCATAGCGAGTGATCGTTATTCAGAGGACCACTTAGCAAAAATTTGGTTTGATTTTTATACTGAACAATCCAAGGAAGGGTCATATGTCAAGAAATAA
- a CDS encoding lysylphosphatidylglycerol synthase transmembrane domain-containing protein — translation MSRNNKITLSIMLLLGVAIFAYSIRDVKLSSLISDFFSLNFWWLLVAFICIIIYLFVEAVITKVLVSDRVEHFTFRDAIRVPLVEQLFNGITPFSSGGQPGQLFVMMQTGVDGGRASSVLLIKFVVYQAMIVVNFFISLVIGFHYVASKLHLLALFIVLGFFIHLGVIVGLLLVMYVPKFTKKMAMILSKPAKWFMKDDRYDEMLATLLSKIDNLYEESVRIGRKASLLWKVTGLTFIQLIAYYLIPYFIMLSLGYTNANVIMITSLHVMIVMIISLFPIPGGSGGAEFSFESLFGSYITNNSKMVLAMLLWRIITYYFGMFAGIFGLVMKPDKVRD, via the coding sequence ATGTCAAGAAATAATAAGATAACACTTTCAATTATGCTGCTGTTGGGGGTTGCTATTTTTGCTTACTCAATTCGAGATGTTAAATTGAGTTCCTTAATTTCCGACTTTTTTTCACTTAACTTCTGGTGGCTACTAGTTGCATTTATTTGTATCATTATCTATTTGTTTGTTGAAGCTGTAATCACTAAGGTACTTGTTTCTGATAGGGTAGAACACTTTACTTTTAGAGATGCAATAAGAGTGCCGTTGGTTGAACAGTTATTTAATGGGATAACGCCATTTTCTTCTGGCGGTCAACCTGGACAACTATTTGTGATGATGCAGACAGGAGTCGATGGCGGTCGAGCAAGTTCGGTTTTATTGATCAAATTTGTCGTGTACCAGGCTATGATCGTAGTGAACTTCTTTATTAGTTTGGTAATTGGCTTTCATTATGTTGCCAGTAAGCTGCATCTGTTAGCGTTATTTATTGTGCTAGGATTTTTTATTCATCTTGGAGTTATTGTGGGACTGCTATTAGTTATGTACGTTCCCAAATTTACTAAGAAGATGGCAATGATTCTTTCGAAGCCCGCCAAGTGGTTTATGAAGGATGATAGGTATGACGAAATGCTGGCTACTTTACTCAGTAAAATTGATAATTTATATGAAGAAAGTGTCAGAATTGGCCGTAAAGCCAGTTTGCTATGGAAAGTTACCGGATTGACGTTTATTCAGCTGATCGCGTACTACTTAATTCCATACTTTATTATGCTTTCGTTGGGTTATACCAACGCAAACGTCATTATGATTACAAGCCTGCATGTGATGATCGTAATGATTATTTCACTATTTCCAATTCCGGGTGGTTCCGGTGGAGCAGAGTTTTCTTTTGAATCATTATTCGGTAGTTACATTACTAACAATAGCAAGATGGTCCTGGCAATGCTTTTATGGAGAATCATTACCTATTACTTTGGAATGTTTGCTGGAATCTTTGGATTAGTAATGAAACCTGATAAGGTCAGGGATTAA